Proteins from a single region of Diaphorobacter limosus:
- a CDS encoding type 4a pilus biogenesis protein PilO: protein MAKKKAPKYDFAKLQGDLQRQFQNLDPKDPSLWPALPRTLLCLLIAGGVATFLWFFKLSEYEAELTTERGTEQTLRADYQKKLIKAVSLDALKKQREQVQQYVIQLEKQLPSKAEMSALLSDINQAGLGRSLQFELFRPGQVVVKDYYAELPIAIRVVGKYHDVGAFASDVANLSRIVTLNNVSLAPASKDAQGTLTMEATARTFRYLDPEEIQAQKAAAKGAKK, encoded by the coding sequence ATGGCCAAGAAAAAAGCGCCGAAGTACGACTTCGCCAAGCTGCAAGGCGACTTGCAGCGCCAGTTCCAGAACCTCGATCCCAAAGATCCATCGCTGTGGCCAGCCTTGCCGCGCACGCTGCTGTGCCTGCTGATCGCCGGGGGTGTGGCAACGTTTCTGTGGTTCTTCAAGCTCTCTGAATATGAGGCCGAGCTGACCACCGAGCGCGGCACCGAGCAAACCTTGCGTGCCGACTATCAAAAGAAGCTCATCAAGGCCGTGAGCCTGGATGCCCTGAAGAAGCAGCGCGAACAGGTTCAGCAATACGTCATCCAGCTCGAGAAGCAGCTGCCCAGCAAGGCCGAGATGTCGGCGCTGCTGTCCGACATCAACCAGGCCGGCCTGGGCCGCAGCCTGCAGTTCGAGCTGTTCCGCCCGGGGCAGGTGGTGGTCAAGGATTACTACGCCGAGCTTCCCATCGCCATCCGCGTGGTCGGCAAGTACCACGACGTGGGCGCATTCGCGTCTGACGTGGCCAACCTCTCGCGCATCGTCACCTTGAACAATGTCTCGCTGGCACCGGCCAGCAAGGACGCGCAGGGCACCCTGACCATGGAGGCCACGGCCAGAACCTTCCGCTATCTCGACCCCGAAGAGATCCAGGCCCAGAAGGCCGCGGCCAAAGGAGCGAAGAAATGA
- a CDS encoding pilus assembly protein PilM: MVSMGSLFSRQQAPLLGVDISSSSVKLVELGRDKSGALVLECCAIEQLERGWITDGNIEKFDEVAEALRRVVKKSGTRTRNVALALPPSAVITKRISLPGGMTEQELEVQVESEANQYIPFSLDEVSLDFCVVGPSKNASGDVDVLIAASRKEKVQDRQGLAEAAGLKPVIVDIESHAARLAAGRLIEALPNRGVDSVVALFEVGALTTSMQVIRNDDVLYERDQAFGGAQLTQLIVRQYGFSQEEAEGKKRNGDLPEDYESAVLRPFVDSLAQEIGRALQFFFTSTPYHRVDHIMLAGGSAPLHGLTQAVTENTGFACSIINPFEGMDVGGAVRLRKMAREAPSYLTSCGLAMRRFLQ; the protein is encoded by the coding sequence GTGGTCTCAATGGGGTCGTTGTTCAGTCGCCAGCAGGCCCCATTGCTTGGGGTCGACATCAGCTCATCCAGCGTCAAGCTGGTGGAGTTGGGGCGTGATAAGAGTGGTGCTCTGGTGCTTGAATGCTGCGCCATCGAGCAACTGGAGCGTGGCTGGATCACCGACGGCAACATCGAAAAATTCGATGAAGTCGCCGAGGCCTTGCGTCGTGTGGTGAAAAAAAGCGGTACCCGCACGCGCAACGTGGCGCTGGCGCTGCCGCCGTCCGCGGTGATCACCAAGCGCATCAGCCTGCCCGGCGGTATGACCGAGCAGGAGCTGGAGGTGCAGGTCGAGTCCGAGGCCAACCAGTACATCCCGTTCTCGCTCGATGAAGTGAGCCTGGACTTCTGCGTCGTCGGCCCGAGCAAGAACGCCTCCGGCGACGTGGATGTGCTGATCGCCGCTTCGCGCAAGGAAAAGGTGCAGGATCGCCAGGGCCTGGCCGAGGCTGCCGGCCTCAAGCCCGTCATCGTGGACATCGAATCCCATGCCGCCCGCCTGGCCGCCGGCCGCCTGATTGAGGCCTTGCCCAACCGCGGCGTGGATTCTGTGGTGGCCTTGTTCGAGGTCGGGGCGCTGACCACCAGTATGCAGGTCATTCGCAACGACGATGTGCTCTACGAGCGCGACCAGGCCTTCGGCGGCGCGCAGCTGACGCAGCTGATCGTGCGCCAGTACGGCTTTTCGCAGGAAGAGGCCGAGGGCAAAAAGCGCAACGGCGATCTGCCCGAGGACTATGAATCGGCCGTGCTGCGCCCCTTCGTGGACAGCCTGGCGCAGGAAATCGGCCGCGCCCTGCAGTTCTTCTTCACCAGCACGCCCTACCACCGTGTCGATCACATCATGCTGGCGGGTGGCTCGGCACCGCTGCACGGGCTGACCCAGGCCGTGACCGAGAACACCGGCTTTGCCTGCAGCATCATCAATCCGTTTGAGGGCATGGACGTGGGCGGCGCGGTGCGCCTGAGAAAAATGGCGCGCGAGGCGCCGTCGTATCTGACGTCCTGCGGCCTGGCGATGCGGAGGTTCCTGCAGTGA
- a CDS encoding penicillin-binding protein 1A: MPPSRDKSPAPKPATHSPGWLRWPLRVLAWLIGLGAAAALAAVLVVGVGLAMAYPNLPDVSDLADYRPKLPLRVYSTEGALLGEFGEERRNLTPIEDIPPVMTNAVLAIEDARFFEHGGVDYKGVLRAALANLGRAKSQGASTITMQVARNVYLSSEKTLTRKIYEILLTFKLEHLLSKNQILEIYMNQIYLGNRAYGFAAASEAYFGKPLKSISIAEAAMLAGLPKAPSAYNPISNPKRARIRQLYIIERMQDNGFITAEQAAAAKQEDLKLRSSTNNTRVHAEYVAEMARQLIFAQYGAEAYTRGLNVYTTLNAGEQDAAYSALRKGIMDYERRQHYRGPERFVTLPTSAAEVEDAIDDALANHPDNGDVLAAVVLEAIPKRILAARADGEPIEITGEGLKPAQSGLSDKAPPNIKLRRGAIIRVVQTPKKTWEITQLPEVEGAFVAIDPRTGAIRALVGGFDFDKNKFNHVTQAWRQPGSAFKPFIYSAALEKGFTPATVINDAPLFFSAGATGAQPWEPKNYDGKYDGPMTMRTGLARSKNMISIRVLQAVGPKTAQEWVSRFGFEADKHPAYLTMALGAGSVTPMQMATAYAVFANGGYRVNPYLITRVVDQKGRILSQFEPPATSNNPRAIDARNAFVMDSLLQTVTRSGTAARAQATLKRPDLYGKTGTTNDSVDAWFAGFQPTMTAVTWIGYDQPRNLGSRETGGGLALPIWIAFMDKALKGVPVAEPTVPPGVVNVSGEWLYEEYAHNSGVANLGLDGQAPGATAPGPSPAPEERNRILDLFRN, from the coding sequence ATGCCGCCTTCACGAGACAAGTCCCCCGCCCCCAAGCCCGCCACCCATTCACCGGGTTGGCTGCGCTGGCCGCTGCGCGTGCTGGCCTGGCTCATAGGCCTGGGGGCAGCTGCGGCCCTGGCCGCCGTGCTGGTGGTTGGGGTCGGGCTGGCCATGGCCTACCCCAACCTGCCCGACGTATCCGATCTGGCGGACTACCGCCCCAAGCTGCCGCTACGCGTGTATTCCACCGAGGGCGCGCTGCTGGGCGAGTTTGGCGAGGAGCGGCGCAACCTCACGCCGATAGAAGACATTCCGCCGGTGATGACCAATGCCGTGCTGGCCATCGAGGACGCGCGCTTCTTCGAGCATGGCGGCGTGGACTACAAGGGCGTGCTGCGCGCCGCCCTGGCCAACCTGGGGCGCGCCAAGAGCCAGGGCGCGTCCACTATCACCATGCAGGTGGCGCGCAACGTCTATCTGTCGTCGGAAAAGACGTTGACCCGAAAAATCTATGAAATATTGTTAACGTTCAAACTCGAGCATCTGCTGAGCAAAAACCAGATTCTCGAGATCTACATGAACCAGATTTATCTGGGTAATCGCGCCTACGGCTTCGCCGCCGCCTCCGAGGCCTATTTTGGCAAGCCGCTGAAATCCATCTCCATTGCCGAGGCGGCCATGCTGGCCGGCCTGCCCAAGGCGCCGTCGGCCTACAACCCGATCAGCAACCCCAAGCGCGCGCGCATACGCCAGCTCTACATCATCGAGCGCATGCAGGACAACGGTTTCATCACCGCCGAGCAGGCCGCCGCGGCCAAGCAGGAAGACCTGAAACTGCGCTCGTCCACCAACAACACGCGCGTACATGCCGAATATGTGGCCGAGATGGCGCGTCAGCTGATCTTTGCCCAGTACGGCGCCGAGGCCTATACACGCGGCCTGAACGTCTACACCACGCTGAATGCGGGTGAGCAGGATGCGGCCTACTCCGCCCTGCGCAAGGGCATCATGGACTACGAGCGGCGCCAGCATTACCGCGGCCCGGAGCGCTTCGTGACCCTGCCGACTTCGGCCGCCGAGGTCGAGGACGCCATCGACGACGCCCTGGCCAACCACCCCGACAACGGCGATGTGCTGGCGGCCGTGGTGCTGGAGGCCATCCCGAAGCGGATTCTGGCGGCTCGTGCCGACGGCGAGCCCATCGAGATCACCGGCGAGGGTCTGAAGCCCGCGCAGTCCGGCCTCTCGGACAAGGCGCCGCCCAACATCAAGCTGCGCCGCGGCGCCATCATCCGCGTGGTGCAGACGCCGAAGAAAACCTGGGAGATCACCCAGCTGCCCGAGGTCGAAGGCGCCTTCGTGGCCATTGACCCGCGAACCGGCGCGATCCGCGCGCTGGTCGGCGGCTTCGACTTCGACAAGAACAAGTTCAACCATGTCACCCAGGCCTGGCGCCAGCCGGGCTCGGCCTTCAAGCCCTTCATCTATTCCGCCGCCCTCGAAAAGGGCTTCACGCCGGCCACGGTGATCAACGACGCGCCGCTGTTCTTCAGCGCCGGCGCCACCGGCGCCCAGCCCTGGGAGCCCAAGAACTACGACGGCAAGTACGACGGCCCGATGACCATGCGCACCGGCCTGGCGCGCTCGAAGAACATGATCTCGATCCGCGTGCTGCAGGCCGTGGGCCCGAAGACGGCGCAGGAATGGGTCAGCCGGTTTGGCTTTGAGGCCGACAAGCACCCCGCCTACCTGACCATGGCCCTGGGCGCGGGCTCGGTTACACCAATGCAGATGGCCACGGCCTATGCGGTGTTTGCCAACGGCGGCTATCGCGTCAACCCGTATCTGATCACGCGCGTGGTCGATCAGAAGGGGCGCATCCTGTCGCAGTTCGAGCCGCCCGCCACCAGCAACAATCCGCGTGCCATCGACGCACGCAACGCCTTCGTCATGGACAGCCTGCTGCAAACGGTGACACGCAGCGGCACGGCGGCACGCGCGCAGGCCACGCTCAAGCGCCCTGACCTGTACGGCAAGACCGGCACCACCAACGATTCGGTGGACGCCTGGTTCGCGGGCTTCCAGCCCACGATGACCGCCGTCACCTGGATTGGCTATGACCAGCCACGCAACCTGGGCAGCCGCGAGACGGGCGGCGGCCTGGCGCTGCCGATTTGGATAGCCTTCATGGACAAGGCGCTCAAGGGCGTGCCGGTAGCCGAGCCCACCGTACCCCCGGGCGTGGTCAACGTCAGTGGCGAATGGCTCTACGAGGAATATGCCCACAACAGCGGCGTTGCCAACCTGGGCCTGGATGGCCAGGCCCCGGGCGCCACCGCCCCCGGCCCCAGCCCCGCGCCCGAGGAGCGCAACCGCATCCTGGATCTGTTCCGCAATTGA
- the cyaY gene encoding iron donor protein CyaY, with product MTDLEFLDRAEQLLLAVEQGCDRINDATDADLDSQRSGGMVSISFANGSQIIINLQKPLHEVWLAAQSGGYHYRFDGQHWMDTKGDGEFFAALSRDASAQSGQALRFTA from the coding sequence ATGACCGACCTTGAATTCCTGGATCGTGCCGAACAACTTCTGTTGGCGGTCGAGCAGGGCTGCGACCGCATCAACGACGCCACCGATGCCGACCTGGACAGCCAGCGCTCGGGCGGCATGGTCAGCATCAGCTTTGCCAACGGCAGCCAGATCATCATCAACCTGCAAAAACCGTTGCACGAGGTCTGGCTGGCCGCGCAGTCGGGCGGCTACCACTACCGCTTCGATGGCCAGCATTGGATGGACACCAAGGGCGATGGCGAGTTCTTTGCGGCCTTGAGCCGCGATGCCAGCGCCCAGTCGGGCCAGGCGCTGCGCTTCACGGCCTGA
- the lptM gene encoding LPS translocon maturation chaperone LptM: MLRARQILVRTIALALGAAALGCGQRGPLYLPTEPAAAERATLPQTLNPAATPATPSSAPAPTSKP; the protein is encoded by the coding sequence ATGTTGAGAGCTCGCCAAATTCTAGTCAGGACGATTGCCCTTGCGCTTGGCGCGGCGGCCCTGGGCTGCGGCCAGCGCGGCCCGCTGTACCTGCCGACCGAACCGGCGGCAGCCGAGCGTGCCACCCTGCCACAGACACTCAACCCGGCGGCCACGCCGGCCACGCCATCGTCCGCACCCGCACCAACCTCCAAACCATGA
- the lysA gene encoding diaminopimelate decarboxylase, whose product MIPSPLPGQPQLHYRDASLYLEDRRLSDLAREHGTPLYVYSQAAMLQALAAYQRGFAGRKVQICYAMKANSSLAVLQLFARHGCGFDIVSGGELERVMAAGGDPAKVIFSGVGKTRAEMRQALEAGIGCFNVESEAELGVLSEVAQAMGLRAPVSIRVNPNVDAKTHPYISTGLKGNKFGIAHERTVATYQRAAQLPGLRVVGIDCHIGSQITEETPYLDAMDRMLDLVQAVEAAGIAIQHIDFGGGLGINYNGDQPPAADVLWAKLLAKLDARGYGQRQLMIEPGRSLVGNAGVCLTEVLYLKPGEQKNFCIVDAAMNDLPRPAMYQAYHAIVPLEAAGAQQEPQVYDVVGPICESGDWLGRERSLAVAAGDLLAVLSTGAYCSSMGSTYNTRPRPAELLVDGAAAHLIRARESVSDIYRSERLVPTKA is encoded by the coding sequence ATGATCCCCAGCCCCCTGCCCGGCCAGCCCCAGCTGCATTACCGCGACGCATCCCTGTACCTCGAAGACCGGCGCCTGTCGGATCTGGCGCGCGAGCATGGCACGCCGCTGTACGTCTATTCGCAGGCCGCCATGCTGCAGGCCCTGGCCGCCTACCAGCGCGGCTTTGCCGGGCGCAAGGTGCAGATCTGCTACGCCATGAAGGCCAATTCATCACTGGCCGTGCTGCAGCTGTTTGCGCGCCATGGCTGCGGCTTCGACATCGTCTCGGGTGGCGAGCTTGAACGCGTGATGGCCGCCGGCGGCGACCCGGCCAAGGTCATCTTCTCGGGCGTGGGCAAGACCCGCGCCGAGATGCGCCAGGCGCTTGAGGCCGGCATTGGCTGCTTCAACGTGGAGAGCGAGGCCGAGCTGGGGGTGCTGAGCGAAGTGGCCCAGGCCATGGGCCTGCGCGCACCGGTCAGCATCCGCGTCAACCCGAACGTGGACGCCAAGACCCACCCCTACATCTCCACGGGCCTGAAGGGCAACAAGTTCGGCATCGCCCACGAGCGCACCGTGGCCACCTACCAGCGCGCCGCGCAGTTGCCCGGCCTGCGCGTGGTCGGCATCGACTGCCACATCGGCTCGCAGATCACCGAAGAGACGCCCTACCTGGACGCCATGGATCGCATGCTGGACCTGGTGCAGGCGGTGGAGGCGGCGGGCATCGCCATCCAGCACATCGACTTCGGCGGCGGCCTGGGCATCAACTACAACGGCGACCAGCCGCCCGCGGCCGATGTCCTGTGGGCCAAGCTGCTGGCCAAGCTGGATGCGCGCGGCTATGGCCAGCGCCAGCTGATGATCGAGCCGGGCCGTTCCCTGGTGGGCAATGCCGGCGTGTGCCTGACCGAGGTGCTGTACCTCAAGCCCGGCGAGCAGAAGAATTTCTGCATCGTCGACGCCGCCATGAACGACCTGCCGCGCCCGGCGATGTACCAGGCCTACCACGCCATCGTGCCGCTGGAGGCCGCCGGCGCCCAGCAAGAGCCGCAGGTCTACGACGTGGTCGGACCGATCTGCGAGAGCGGCGACTGGCTTGGGCGCGAGCGCAGCCTGGCCGTGGCCGCAGGCGACCTGCTGGCCGTGCTCTCCACCGGGGCCTATTGCAGCTCCATGGGCAGCACCTACAACACCCGGCCGCGCCCGGCCGAGCTGCTGGTCGATGGCGCGGCGGCGCACCTGATCCGCGCGCGCGAGAGTGTCAGCGACATCTACCGCAGCGAGAGGCTGGTGCCCACCAAGGCCTGA
- a CDS encoding protein-methionine-sulfoxide reductase heme-binding subunit MsrQ: protein MARVLLHPAAKPLLHGLCLLPLAWLVYAAAFDHLGANPAEALIRSLGGWTLRLLCLTLAVTPLRQMLGLPALARFRRMLGVYTFCYALLHLLCYSVFDMGLDWGEIARDVAKRPFILVGMCAFALLLLLAATSFNRAIRWLGARRWQQLHRSVYLIALLALLHFFWMRAGKNDFAEVAVYAAIVAVLLLARIGRKLLLKK, encoded by the coding sequence ATGGCGCGCGTCCTGCTGCACCCGGCGGCCAAGCCGCTGCTGCATGGGCTGTGCCTGCTGCCGCTGGCCTGGCTGGTGTATGCGGCGGCTTTCGACCACCTGGGCGCCAACCCGGCCGAGGCGCTGATCCGCTCCCTGGGCGGCTGGACGCTGCGCCTGCTGTGCCTGACCCTGGCCGTGACCCCCCTGCGCCAGATGCTGGGGCTGCCCGCGCTGGCGCGCTTTCGGCGCATGCTGGGCGTCTACACCTTCTGCTATGCCCTGCTGCACCTGCTGTGCTACAGCGTATTCGACATGGGGCTGGACTGGGGCGAAATAGCGCGCGACGTGGCCAAGCGGCCCTTCATCCTGGTGGGCATGTGCGCGTTTGCCCTGCTGCTGCTGCTGGCCGCCACCTCGTTCAACCGCGCCATACGCTGGCTGGGCGCGCGCCGCTGGCAGCAGCTGCACCGCAGCGTGTATCTGATTGCGCTGCTGGCGCTGCTGCATTTCTTCTGGATGCGCGCCGGCAAGAACGACTTTGCCGAGGTGGCTGTGTATGCAGCCATCGTCGCCGTGCTGCTGCTGGCGCGGATAGGGCGTAAACTACTATTAAAAAAATAG
- the msrP gene encoding protein-methionine-sulfoxide reductase catalytic subunit MsrP: MRIHSKHSGFDHPRASEITPRAKYEQRRALLRLLAAGAGGAALASWAGREALAATRPGKLAALEGQRSAVAGAVTMEKPTEYQDATGYNNFYEFGTDKADPARHAHTLKTRPWTVEVEGLVARPRRFDIDELLKLSPQEERIYRLRCVEGWSMVIPWVGYSLAELIKRVQPLGSAKYVEFVTLADKAVMPGVNGRILDWPYTEGLRLDEAMHPLTLLAFGMYGELLPNQNGAPVRIVVPWKYGFKSAKSIVKIRFTEKEPATAWNKAARNEYGFYSNVNPDVDHPRWSQATERRIGEGGLFAKKRKTELFNGYAAQVGQLYAGMDLRKNY, translated from the coding sequence ATGCGCATCCATAGCAAGCATAGTGGTTTCGACCACCCGCGCGCCAGCGAGATCACGCCGCGCGCCAAATACGAACAGCGCCGCGCCCTGTTGCGCCTGCTGGCGGCGGGCGCCGGCGGGGCGGCGCTGGCCTCATGGGCTGGGCGCGAGGCGCTGGCCGCCACGCGGCCGGGCAAGCTGGCGGCCCTGGAGGGCCAGCGCTCGGCGGTGGCCGGCGCGGTGACCATGGAGAAACCCACCGAGTACCAGGACGCCACGGGCTACAACAACTTCTACGAGTTCGGCACCGACAAGGCCGACCCCGCGCGCCACGCCCACACCCTGAAGACCCGGCCCTGGACGGTGGAGGTGGAGGGTCTGGTGGCCAGGCCAAGGCGTTTTGACATCGACGAGCTGCTGAAACTCAGCCCGCAGGAGGAGCGCATCTACCGCCTGCGCTGCGTGGAGGGATGGTCCATGGTCATTCCCTGGGTGGGCTATTCGCTGGCCGAACTCATCAAGCGGGTGCAGCCGCTGGGCAGCGCCAAATACGTGGAGTTCGTCACCCTGGCCGACAAGGCCGTCATGCCCGGGGTGAACGGCCGCATCCTCGACTGGCCCTACACCGAGGGCCTGCGCCTGGATGAGGCCATGCACCCGCTCACCCTTCTGGCCTTCGGCATGTATGGCGAGCTGCTGCCCAACCAGAATGGCGCGCCGGTGCGCATCGTCGTGCCCTGGAAGTACGGCTTCAAGAGCGCCAAGAGCATCGTCAAAATCCGCTTCACCGAGAAAGAACCCGCCACTGCCTGGAACAAGGCCGCGCGCAACGAGTACGGCTTTTATTCCAACGTCAATCCCGACGTGGACCACCCGCGCTGGAGCCAGGCGACCGAGCGGCGCATCGGCGAGGGCGGCCTGTTCGCCAAGAAGCGCAAGACGGAGCTGTTCAACGGCTACGCGGCCCAGGTGGGCCAGCTCTACGCGGGAATGGATTTGCGCAAGAACTATTGA
- the ccsB gene encoding c-type cytochrome biogenesis protein CcsB: MNTATTTLTLNEGYFARRNWLDWLFAALVLAGGLFALQRYGAHMDVYEKGILLGSIPGAIWLGWFWRPLRLLMLAVAGCSLLAIGLYQNNGAGDLARAETVFGLKYFLSSQSAILWMSMLFFMSTAFYWIGMFSRGQGPAMMRIGSRIAWVAVALALIGTMVRWYESYQIGPDIGHIPVSNLYEVFVMFCWMTAVFYLYYEEQYATRALGGFVMLVVSAAVGFLLWYTVVREAHEIQPLVPALNSWWMKLHVPANFIGYGTFALSAMVAFAYLIKQQAQETRWYKLAPLWLLGVVLCFEPIVFRQGATAEAGSSYWMVYFGVSALIVAGILLGRRRIAEGLPALQVLDDVMYKSIAVGFAFFTIATVLGALWAAEAWGGYWSWDPKETWALIVWLNYAAWLHMRLMKGLRGTMSAWWALVGLAVTTFAFLGVNMFLSGLHSYGTL, translated from the coding sequence ATGAACACCGCCACGACGACGCTGACCCTGAACGAAGGCTACTTCGCGCGCCGCAACTGGCTGGACTGGCTGTTTGCCGCGTTGGTGCTGGCAGGCGGCCTGTTTGCGCTGCAGCGCTACGGCGCCCACATGGATGTGTATGAAAAGGGCATCCTGCTCGGCTCCATCCCCGGCGCCATCTGGCTGGGCTGGTTCTGGCGCCCGTTGCGCCTGCTGATGCTGGCCGTGGCCGGCTGCTCGCTGCTGGCCATAGGGCTGTACCAGAACAATGGCGCGGGCGACCTGGCGCGCGCCGAGACGGTGTTCGGCCTCAAATATTTCCTCTCCAGCCAGTCCGCCATCCTGTGGATGAGCATGCTGTTCTTCATGAGCACGGCCTTCTACTGGATAGGCATGTTCTCGCGCGGCCAGGGCCCGGCCATGATGCGCATAGGCTCGCGCATCGCCTGGGTGGCGGTGGCGCTGGCGCTGATAGGCACCATGGTGCGCTGGTACGAGAGCTACCAGATCGGCCCCGACATCGGCCATATCCCGGTGAGCAACCTCTACGAGGTGTTCGTCATGTTCTGTTGGATGACGGCCGTGTTCTACCTGTACTACGAGGAGCAGTACGCCACGCGTGCGCTCGGCGGCTTCGTGATGCTGGTGGTCAGCGCCGCCGTGGGCTTTCTGCTCTGGTACACGGTGGTGCGCGAGGCGCACGAGATCCAGCCCCTGGTGCCGGCGCTCAACAGCTGGTGGATGAAGCTGCATGTGCCGGCCAACTTCATCGGCTATGGCACCTTCGCGCTGTCGGCCATGGTGGCCTTTGCCTACCTGATCAAGCAGCAGGCGCAGGAGACGCGCTGGTACAAGCTGGCGCCGCTGTGGCTGCTGGGCGTGGTGCTGTGCTTCGAGCCCATCGTCTTCCGCCAGGGCGCGACGGCCGAGGCCGGCAGCAGCTACTGGATGGTGTACTTTGGCGTCTCGGCGCTGATCGTCGCCGGCATATTGCTGGGCCGCCGGCGTATCGCCGAGGGGCTGCCGGCGCTGCAGGTGCTGGACGACGTGATGTACAAGTCCATCGCCGTGGGCTTTGCCTTCTTCACCATCGCCACCGTGCTCGGCGCGCTGTGGGCGGCCGAGGCCTGGGGCGGCTACTGGAGCTGGGACCCCAAGGAGACCTGGGCGCTGATCGTCTGGCTCAACTACGCCGCTTGGCTGCACATGCGCCTGATGAAGGGCCTGCGCGGCACCATGTCCGCCTGGTGGGCCCTGGTGGGCCTGGCGGTCACCACCTTCGCCTTCCTGGGCGTGAACATGTTCCTGAGCGGACTGCACAGCTACGGGACGCTGTAA